In Halomicrobium zhouii, the sequence AGTTGCACTCTGGGCACCGCTTATTCCCACCATCTCGCCATGATTTACAGTTGGGCCACGATGTCTTCATCCGGTCCCCCTCGTCGAGACGTTCTGGAGTTAGGTCACAGCCACATTTGCAGGTATACGGCCGTACTTCAGTGCGTTTGAGGCCGTGTTCTTCAGATTTTCCAATGATGAAAACAACCTCATGCCGACTGGCTGGCTTGTGAAGAGTCTCAAAGAGCATATCGATTGTACTATTCTGTCTCCAAAACAGTTGGGGGCCAACACTCCTCGCAGTATTCTATCTCCTTATCGTCGAACTTTAACTTGGGGCGTATTTCGTCGTCTTCTGTTGGCACACCGCATTCCGTTTCGTCTTGTTGTTCTCCATCTTCGTTGAATTCCGAGACCACAGCGTGGCAGATCCCTGGGGCACGTTCAAGCTCTACGGCGGAATGGCCTGAAAGGTCTCGGTCGAAACCAGGCGCACTGATTACCATACCCCGACAACATAGTCAATCAACAATAAACGCACCCCCCTTTGAGAAACTACAACTGATCTAACGCATCGACAAAGTCGTCAAAGTCTGCATATACATCTAAATCATCTTCACCTTCAATTTCATCTGTTACCCGTTCAATGAGTTCGACATTTCTCCATTTCTCTTCAATCAATAGCATCTCACACTCTGTGATTATTCCGTGAGCGCACACGGCTATATCAGCAATATCGTTGGTGTCGATCGTCTCATTTGGTGCCATCAGTACTATTCGGTGAGCATAGATTATCTTCTTCACAAATTCGATAATATCTACGTCTCCCATCTGCAGTTCCATTATTCCGTCACCCCGTTCTTTCGAATAAGATTCAAAAGCAATCGCCTTGAGGTCCTCAAATTCATAATTTTCAGCGATGTCTTTGAACTGATTAATGCCGACCTCATATTTCCCAGTCGGTACCCAATCAGACAGGCGAAAAATCATCTGTAATGTCCCCACCGGGTCAGAAGGAACGGTTAGCTTTCGTAGGTCATATCGGAGACCAGCGTCCGGTACCATATGGATGGGGTCTTCAGTAATATGATAAGACTGGCCATCAGGGGGCATAGGTGGGATATAGGTGTCTACAGTTTCGGCAATTAGCTCTGACATCTCGTCTTGCTCCCGACGCTTTACGAGGTCAACGAGGTTTCCAAAGGAAAATAGAACTTCAATCCCATCCTTGTTAGTCACAATTTCTCTAAACCTCCCAAAATCTGTTGGATTGTTCTCCATTCGTATCCAGTACTTCGTATCCAATAGGATTCTCATTGATGTTTTCTTGGCAATTACCAAGTATAAACCCTCGTCCACACGTGGATTGGGTGCTATCCGCTATAATAGTAGAAAAAGAGGTGTAGAAAGTGATTGGACCTACTTACCGACCGTCACATAGGAAACTGGAATGGCATTCCGAGTGCGACCGGGCTTGTTCTCCCGTTCGTACCCGCAGTTTTCGCATGCTCCGCATGAGTACGTCGTTTTTGAATTTGTGCTCTTCTCAATGGAGGTGGAAGCGTTGCACTCAGGACAGCTTACCGTGATGGTAACGTCGAACATGCTCTCCTATCGAATTGGCTGAAACATAGGGGTATCGGGGGGAGGAGCGTTTTAGCCAGCATCTGAGGGTCCGTAGAACATTTCTTGTGAATGTGGGTTGTGGGACAATGTTTGGCGACACGAGGTGCGGGAACATTAGGCCGTCATACCGGTTTCGCACCGTTGTTTACTGAGATATTGGGGGTAGGTTTAATGCAGAAGTCTCCAGACTGCTGAGTATATGCTAAATGAGGTGCAGCGGTGGATTGACGACAGCCAATATGACAATTGGGAATGGTATTCTCTCATCATTGCAGCCAGTATCAGTGGTTGCATTTTCTTCGAAGTGTATTCTGTCACATCGGCCCTCAGGTCGCTAGATACCCAAATAGTGATGTCTGGATACACCTTCGGTGATTTTTTCATCGCATCACTGCAAGGTATTGTGATGGGATTTGTGGGCAAGCGCCTGTATACACATGGTAATAGCTATTCGAAGTTCATGACAGACGATTTCGCTACGAAAGAGATGACCTTCGTTGCCCGAATTGGAGTGATGACGGTGATCAGCATCATGGTCGGATTAGTGTTGCCAGATATGGTTAGTCAAAGTGCAGATTACGTCACCGTGCAGGTCGCTGGGACAGTTGTTGTAGCAGGTAATCTCTTGATTCATTCCGAAATCCGAAATTGGAATGTGATGAATGAAGCCCCCGTGCTTGCCGCAGGCAGTCTTCTGGCTGTCGCACCAATGCTCTGACTTTGGCAAAATTATCAATGGACTCGTTAATGCGGCCGATTGACGTGGGCTAAACCCATCCAATCCCAAATGGAGTCTTATCAGTGTTTCTGGCCTTTCTCTATGATTCCCATCCCGCACGATGTTACTGTAATTGGAACAGGGAGTATCCAACTGATGGTTTTTGGTCATAGTTGGGAGTAGTAGCTCACAGAAGTTGCGCCCGATTTCGGAGCTATTGGTTCATTGATTCCTGTTCTCTATTATGTCCGATTGTATCGGGAAACGAGGGAACAAACCAAGGCGACATAGGCTAGCTACGCTCCAATTTTGGATACTAAGTTCGACGGGAAAAGGAACGAATTTTTCTTGACTATTGCTAACCAATGTGAAGGAAATGCGAAGAACGCTCCGTTGAATCGGCAGAAACCGAAGTCCTCCATCCACCTACAGGAGAACACGCACGGTCGTGGCTGCGCGCGCAGCGAAAGAGAGGTCGAACGGAGTGAGTCCTCTGAGAGCGAACGGGGAACGCAGTGACCCGTGAGCAGCGAGCACGGAGCGGAGGGTGGGGAGGCGGGGCCTGGGTCGGTCTGGCACGAAAGAAAAAGACCGCACTAGTCGCCTACTCCCACCACTGCCCACGTTCCGGGAAGTGCACTTCCGACCACCCGGTGAGCGCTATCGAGCAACGGCCCTGGTACCAGTTCTTCGCCGCCGCCCTGAATCGGACGCGTTCGCCCTCACGAACCATGGACTGGTCGGATTTTACCCAGGAGGTGAACTTGGTTCGTCCACTCTCGTCTTCGATCAGCCCGACCTGCCGAATTGCTGGGGAAGAGGGGTCCCACAACTGGGTAACGCGCCCCTCAACAGTCACCTCGCTGCGATCGACGTTCTCGATTTGGTCGATCGGCACGATGACACCAGCCTCGTCACGAATCGACTCGATGACCTCGACGACTGCATCTATGACATCCATCCCGGCCGCGATTCGTTCGGCCAGCTTCCGTGATATCGCCGCTCTCGTCAGGCCACCGTGTTCCTCCGCCAACCTCGCCGCCTGTTCGTTCACTGTCGAGAGTTCCGCCTGCGTGAGTTCCGCCCGGGGATCTCCCCGATCCGGGCCTGCCCACTGGTCCACGCCCGCTCGTCGTCGCTCGAACTCCCGCCGTTTTCTCGCACTGCCCTCCTTCACCATCTGTCGCGACCGCGCTTCCCGACTCGATTCCTGCCGACTGTCCCACCGCTTGTGCGTTCGCTCTATCTCCCACTCCCGAGCTGCCAGCTTCTCTTCCGCCTCGAGTGTCAACCCCGTCCGTCCAGCGTCGGGGTGATTCGTATCGACCTTTCCCTGTATCTCCTGTTCGACTGACCGCCGCAGCTCCGGCTCCTGACCAGCCGCTCGCTCGTGTCGCTGTTCGACCGCCTGTTCCTCGACCGATCCTTCATTACGGAGTAGGTGCTTACCTTTCATTGGATTCACCAGAATCCGAAGGCGCTCTGCGCCACCACCGCGATGCTCCTACATCGCGGTTTTCCGACGTCGACGACCGACAGACACGTCTGCGCGTCTCGCTCGCGCCTTCGCGAGCGCCCCCGGGCGCGAGCGAGACGCGCTGTCGAGGCAGAACAAACCAGCCACGCGCGCCGACCCACCCGGAGCGAGCGGCCAGCACACAAGCCGGTTTCGCGTCCGTCGACCGCAGGGAGACGCAACCGAAAGCGCGCTTGGTGCTGGCGCGAGGGCACATTCACTTTAGCCCGGAACGGGCGCGGGCGGTGCGGAGAGCGCCCGCACGCCCGGAATGGTCGGTCGCGAGCGACGCGGAGGGTGGCAGCGGCGAGCGGGGCGAGCCGATACCGACCCCAGCAAACCACGTGACTCAATGCCCAACAAACCACTAGGGTGGGACTGAAAGGGGCCGGGCGGTCGGCGACGGCAGGCGACGCAAGCACCGCAACGAAGTGAGGAGCGCAGCGAGCCTCCCGAGCCGACTGCCCGGGGGCTTTCGGGGTGGTAGCGATTCTATTCTATAAGCAAGAACAGACGTCAACACCAACCTACGCGTAGAGGAAACCCAGACCCCTCCCGTCAGGTAGTCTCCTCGCCGTCCCGTACCCGACGCGCTTGCGCTATCTGTCGTTCGATCCCCTCCACTAGAAAATCCTTTTCCACGTACCGGTACGCAGGCAGTAACGATCGCTGCCGACCGATACGGGGGAAGCCGTAGTCACCCTGGGCGGCCGCCCTGGCACTCGACTGCCCATCCACGAGTGGTGGTTCGGCACCGTGGGAACTCGGGGAGTGGTCGACGACATCCAGGTCGGAAGCATCGATGGCACTCCTGAACCCGGGTGGGGCGTCGTCCACCGTCTCCACCCAGACGAGCGCCTCGTCGTAGCCGTCCGTCGGGAACGGAATCTCCTCCACGGCGTGGGCCCCACAGCGCAGGACGTCAGTCACCCACCCGTCCGGGGGGTCACTCATCTGCGCGAAGTTGGGCATATTGTCGACCCGGATGACGTCCATCAGGATGGACCCGGCGGGATCGACGGGGACGTATGTCTCGTGTTTCAGGTCACAGGTCAGGTAGATCGGTTCCCCGTGGATGTCGCGGCGAATCTCGTCGGCCAGCGCCATAGGCACACGCACAACACGACTGTCCGTAACTAGGCAGGTGATATCTGCACACTCCTTAATTCAACTAAGAAGGAAACAAGAAAAAGTTGATACGCCCACCCCAAATCGACACACGTAGCGACGCCACACACGAACTCGTCGCGACCCAGGGTGGACAACAACGAGGTTCCAGTACACATGGCCGAAATCCAGATAGCAGAGCGGTACAGCCTTCCGCGGGACGTCGCCGGACAACCAGACGACGAGGTCGAACCGCGTCTTGACGACGCGCTCTCGGAGTGTCTCCCCGACGACCGACTGGTGGCGCGAAACCGCGCTCTCGATGTCGTCGTCTCCCTCCCCCGCCACTTCTACCCGAGCATCGACAAAGGCGGCGCGCAATACACGAACATCTCGATCAGCCCCATCGACCAGACAGTCGCCGACATGGCGGCCGCCCTCGACGCGGTCGAATCGATGCTCGACCCGCCAGCAGGGCTGAAAGCGTGTCACTACGGCGTCCGCGCGGGGTCGATACAGCTCTCGTCGAACACACCGGGCCGGTTTCTCACCGATTTCGAGGACGTCGCGTCCATCGCACCGACGGTCGATAAGCGCCGTCCCGTTCTGACGCGCAACGCGACGAAGCCCGAAGTGATAGGGGCGTGCGTCTGGCCCACGAGCTATGGGACGTTCTACCTGCAGGCACAACGGCGGCACGGCAACACGACTGTGAACGTCCACTACGGCATCCTCGCCCACGGGATGCCACTCGATACGACGCCGATAGAAGAGTTCTTCGACGCACTCGCCGACGGGGCCGCCCCGTCTCAGGCCCCTTGGCCGTACCGCCAGCTCACCCTCGCTGGTCTCAGATCGCTACCGATCACCGACGCCGAATCCATCGACGACGCTATCGTCGCGGCCGAGTCTGACGTCATAATGAAACTCACACACGCCGGTGAGAACCCGGTGTACCAGTATCAACCCCCCGAGAACGCATTCTCCTGGCGGGCACGGGAGGAGATCTACGATCAGCTACGGGCGATCAGTACACTGGGCTACGAGACGAAGCAGATTGACCAGTCCGGGCCCTACGTCCTCGATACAATCCACGCGCTGGATATGCCCGTGAATCACCTCTGTCTCGTGACGACCACACTCGATAGCAAGCCGGGAGCTTGACCCCTTGGTAACCACGGTGAACGGCCGGCTCGATTCGATTGTACGTTTCACTGGACGCCCGACGGTCGAGCCCAGGTCAAACACCGCGGAGAGGTGAAACCGGACGCAACAAGGTGACCGGGGATACCACTCACCCGAACCCGGTCGTGGCTGCAGGTACAGGCGCCTGTTCTCTGGAGGCGACCAGATAGCGCGACTATGCCCCTGTACAGAAAGAACCGTAGCGGCAGGTGAGGTGATCCGAACGTTGAAGCCACGAACCAAGAGTTAGGATGGTATGCAATCGGGGCGTACGCGGCGAACATTCATTCACGGGGTTGCGGTTTCGGTACCTCTTCTCGCAGGGTGTACCTCTGAGGAAGGAGGGACACCAGAAGACGATACGATTCAAGATAGCGACGGGGACGGCGTGATCGATAGCGAAGACTATGCCCCCACGGATCCCGACGTGCAGCGAAAGTCCGATCTGCAAGAGACAGCGACTGAAGCAGCTGACCGAGTGACGCCGACGCCAGCCACGTCGACGACGACCCCCGAACGAACCAGTTCACCCGAACCAACGAGGTCGCCGACCCCGACGAACGATACGCCTGCAGGCAGTTCGAACACGGTGACCGTCTCAGAGCATCTGAGTGAACAGTCCAGACTCCACTCGTATTCTGCGACGGATGCCACAGTTGTCGTGACGTCGTACCCCGAGATCCCCCACGATCGTGTCCAAATTGTGGGCATTACGTACGAGTACCCCCGTGGTGAGGGCGTAGCGTACGGCTCCAGTGATGCTATCGACACACCCAGGGACGGAGATTCGACGCGCGTCACGGTCTCGATGACCGAAGGCGATGTCTCCCGTGGAGAACGGCTCCATCACCTGATCTTCGCCATGCCCGAGGACCAAGACCTCGAAAACGTCGACGGAGACGATCTAACGTTCCTCTACGAAAGCGACCCGTTCCGGGTGAACTCGGACACGGGCGAGATCTCACGCGACCCACCGAGCCACGCCCAGGATGATGCCACGCAAGATGGGTTCGAGCGAAAATCTGTCGAGGGCGCGTATCGACTCCAGTTCGACGGGCAAACCCAGGGACAGCCGTGGCGAGTTGGCCTGTACATCTGGAAATCCGCGTACAGTCAATCCGTGAACGAACCTCGGGGCCGAGGCTATAGTGAGTACGTTGCACTCGCTCAATCGAACGGGAACGCCGGAACGATCGCTGAAATCCTCGACGAAGCTGCAGAAGCGAACTCGTTTACCGGGAAGCGAGCAAAAGTCGAGTTCGTCATCGACTGGGTCCAGAGTTTCCCGTACGTCACCGACGACGTCGATACCGGATACGACGATTACCCGAAGACGGTGACTGAAACCATGGTCGAGGTCCGTGGGGACTGTGAAGACACGTCGATTCTCCTCGCAGCCATTCTCCAGACGGAGCCATTTAACTACGATATGGTGTTGATCCAGCCGCCCGAGCACATGGCTGCCGGGATCTACGGGAAAGACCAACCTGGCTATTACTGGGAGGCAGATGGACGAGAGTACTACTACATTGAAACGACGGGCGAAGGCTGGGGGATCGGCGATCTCCCTGAAACGTACCAGGGTGAAAACGCAGTCGTGCATCAGGTGTAACGCAGGTAGAATCCTCTCTTCCAATTCGGAATGGTTTGAAGCTGCTGTGCCTCTCGGCACCACTCCACAGTCGGGGAAACACGATCACGACCGTCGAACGGGGCACTAGGCACGGCT encodes:
- a CDS encoding DNA-binding protein; amino-acid sequence: MKGKHLLRNEGSVEEQAVEQRHERAAGQEPELRRSVEQEIQGKVDTNHPDAGRTGLTLEAEEKLAAREWEIERTHKRWDSRQESSREARSRQMVKEGSARKRREFERRRAGVDQWAGPDRGDPRAELTQAELSTVNEQAARLAEEHGGLTRAAISRKLAERIAAGMDVIDAVVEVIESIRDEAGVIVPIDQIENVDRSEVTVEGRVTQLWDPSSPAIRQVGLIEDESGRTKFTSWVKSDQSMVREGERVRFRAAAKNWYQGRCSIALTGWSEVHFPERGQWWE